The following coding sequences are from one Syntrophales bacterium window:
- the purM gene encoding phosphoribosylformylglycinamidine cyclo-ligase, with protein sequence MQKKASYKNAGVDIDRANQFLERIKPLLKKTHRKEVMNTIGGFGGLFHLNVEKIKNPILVSSTDGVGTKLKIAQMINKHDTVGIDLVAMSVNDVIVQGAEPLFFLDYIATGKFCMERGIQIIEGIVRGCEEAGCALIGGETAEMPGFYEHGEYDLVGFCVGAVEAEKLIDGSEIRVGDRIIGIASSGIHSNGFSLARRVLFEEGKFSVDDRIDGLDQPLGLELLRPTKIYVKPLLNLIKNFTIKGIVHITGGGFIDNIPRIIPGPCRAVIAKDSWEIPPIFKIIQTKGNIDDTEMLRVFNMGIGMMIVVPEKEASEVLERLGNLGERAYSIAVIEKRENDQPAVSFS encoded by the coding sequence ATGCAAAAAAAAGCTTCATACAAAAATGCTGGTGTTGACATTGACAGGGCCAATCAGTTTCTTGAACGTATCAAGCCTCTTTTAAAAAAGACACATCGTAAAGAGGTCATGAACACCATCGGTGGTTTTGGAGGGTTGTTTCACCTTAACGTAGAAAAAATCAAAAACCCCATACTGGTTTCCTCCACGGACGGTGTGGGGACAAAACTCAAGATTGCCCAGATGATAAACAAACACGATACTGTTGGTATAGACCTCGTTGCCATGTCGGTAAATGATGTCATCGTTCAGGGGGCGGAGCCCCTCTTCTTCCTCGACTATATCGCCACAGGAAAGTTCTGCATGGAAAGAGGCATTCAAATCATAGAAGGCATTGTCAGGGGATGTGAGGAAGCGGGATGTGCCCTTATCGGTGGTGAAACTGCTGAAATGCCGGGATTTTATGAGCATGGTGAATATGATCTCGTGGGATTCTGTGTTGGTGCCGTAGAGGCAGAAAAACTCATTGATGGTTCGGAAATCCGTGTCGGCGACAGGATCATTGGTATCGCCTCCAGCGGCATTCACAGTAATGGCTTTTCCCTCGCCAGAAGGGTATTATTCGAAGAGGGGAAGTTCAGCGTGGACGACAGAATTGACGGTCTTGATCAGCCCCTCGGTCTGGAACTCCTGCGCCCCACCAAAATCTATGTAAAACCGCTATTAAACCTGATCAAGAACTTTACCATCAAAGGTATCGTGCATATTACCGGTGGTGGATTTATAGATAACATCCCTCGTATCATACCAGGTCCATGCCGTGCCGTGATTGCAAAAGACAGTTGGGAGATACCCCCTATCTTCAAGATCATCCAGACAAAGGGGAATATTGATGATACGGAAATGTTAAGGGTTTTTAATATGGGTATAGGCATGATGATTGTTGTGCCGGAGAAAGAAGCGTCAGAAGTGCTGGAACGTCTCGGGAATTTAGGCGAACGGGCCTATTCCATTGCTGTCATAGAGAAAAGAGAAAACGATCAGCCAGCGGTATCCTTTTCCTAA
- a CDS encoding ATP-dependent 6-phosphofructokinase has translation MDQEECKEYDFNIQSLGEATIPSPVIVSYFTPDSKRILFNSYLEHCIDLKAADGLSRSVEVAGPREKIFFDPSKTKAAIATCGGLCPGINDVIRAVVMELYHRYGVKNIVGIRYGFQGLIPRYGHNICELTPETVKDILGVGGSILSSSRGRQDVGEMVDALKRMNIDIFFCIGGDGTMRAAEAITEEITKRNLNIAIIGIPKTIDNDLNLIQKSFGFDTAISEVVKVIRCAHVEAEGAPMGIGLIKIMGRQSGHIAADSALAQSDVNFVLIPEVPFDLEGEKGLLKALEKRLQERNHGVVLVAEGAGQELIRQEKNEPVETDTSGNIKLLDIGIFLKTKIEDHFKKIGREINLKYIDPSYTIRSVPANASDSIYCGALGQYAVHAGMAGETGMLVGLMKDEYVHLPLKAVTSGKRVDPGGNTWMRVLESTGQPVSLKN, from the coding sequence ATGGATCAAGAAGAATGTAAAGAATATGATTTTAATATTCAAAGCCTGGGGGAGGCGACCATTCCCTCGCCGGTTATTGTCAGTTATTTTACCCCTGACAGCAAGCGCATCCTCTTCAATAGTTACCTTGAACATTGCATTGATTTAAAGGCTGCAGATGGACTTTCCCGTTCTGTTGAGGTGGCAGGCCCCAGGGAGAAGATATTTTTCGATCCCTCCAAGACCAAGGCGGCCATCGCCACCTGTGGCGGTCTATGCCCCGGCATCAATGATGTCATAAGGGCCGTGGTCATGGAGCTCTACCACAGGTACGGGGTGAAAAATATCGTCGGTATCAGGTATGGATTCCAGGGATTAATCCCTCGATACGGGCATAATATATGTGAACTTACACCGGAGACTGTCAAAGACATACTCGGCGTGGGGGGAAGTATACTCTCCTCGTCACGGGGAAGACAGGATGTCGGTGAGATGGTAGATGCCCTGAAACGCATGAATATTGATATCTTTTTTTGCATCGGCGGAGATGGAACCATGAGAGCAGCCGAGGCCATCACCGAAGAGATAACGAAAAGAAATCTAAACATTGCCATCATCGGGATCCCGAAAACTATTGACAATGACCTGAATCTCATCCAGAAGTCTTTCGGATTTGATACGGCCATCTCTGAGGTGGTCAAGGTTATCCGGTGCGCCCATGTGGAAGCAGAGGGCGCCCCGATGGGGATTGGTCTGATCAAGATTATGGGAAGGCAATCAGGACACATTGCAGCCGACTCCGCCTTGGCCCAGAGTGACGTCAACTTTGTCCTGATCCCGGAGGTGCCTTTCGACCTGGAGGGAGAAAAAGGGCTTCTCAAGGCGCTGGAGAAACGTCTCCAGGAAAGAAATCATGGTGTGGTCCTTGTCGCCGAGGGAGCTGGTCAGGAACTTATTCGCCAGGAAAAAAATGAACCCGTGGAAACTGACACCTCGGGCAATATTAAACTTCTTGACATTGGTATATTTTTAAAAACGAAAATAGAGGACCACTTCAAGAAAATAGGGAGGGAAATAAATCTCAAATATATAGACCCGAGTTATACAATTCGCAGCGTCCCTGCCAATGCCAGCGATAGTATCTACTGTGGTGCCCTTGGCCAGTACGCTGTTCATGCAGGGATGGCCGGGGAAACGGGCATGCTGGTGGGGTTGATGAAGGACGAATATGTCCACCTTCCTCTCAAGGCGGTTACCTCAGGTAAGAGGGTGGATCCCGGGGGTAACACCTGGATGCGTGTCCTTGAATCTACAGGGCAGCCGGTTTCCCTGAAAAACTAA
- a CDS encoding DUF523 domain-containing protein codes for MTIVSACLLGIKCRYDGKGCPDERMLAMISGGIFLPLCPEQLGGLPTPRPPAQITGGHGGDVLDDRAKVRDANNRDVTRHFLMGAEEVMKMVRLMKVKTAIMKETSPSCGVCFIHHDDAIVKGMGVTTALLLREGIRVISSEDIKD; via the coding sequence ATGACTATCGTCAGTGCATGTCTTCTCGGAATAAAATGCAGGTATGACGGAAAAGGCTGTCCAGATGAGAGAATGCTGGCCATGATTTCGGGGGGTATTTTCCTTCCCCTCTGTCCCGAACAATTAGGGGGTTTACCCACACCCCGCCCCCCGGCACAGATTACGGGCGGCCATGGGGGCGATGTCCTCGATGACCGGGCAAAGGTGCGTGATGCAAACAACAGGGATGTCACCCGGCATTTTTTAATGGGGGCGGAAGAGGTTATGAAAATGGTAAGACTCATGAAGGTTAAAACAGCGATAATGAAAGAGACGAGTCCCTCCTGTGGGGTATGTTTCATTCATCATGATGATGCCATTGTGAAGGGAATGGGTGTCACCACGGCCCTTCTCCTACGGGAAGGAATTCGTGTCATCTCGTCAGAGGACATAAAAGATTGA
- the rpmB gene encoding 50S ribosomal protein L28 — MSRVCEVCGKKPLFGNNVSHANNKTKKIWYPNLQKLRCVDSKTGAVKRVKVCTRCLRSGFVKKAL, encoded by the coding sequence ATGTCGAGAGTCTGTGAGGTATGCGGTAAAAAACCTCTCTTTGGTAATAACGTCAGCCATGCCAACAACAAAACAAAAAAGATCTGGTATCCCAATCTGCAGAAATTACGCTGCGTGGATAGTAAAACGGGAGCGGTAAAACGGGTGAAGGTGTGTACCAGGTGTCTCCGTTCTGGTTTCGTGAAGAAGGCGTTATAG
- a CDS encoding homoserine dehydrogenase translates to MREINIGLIGFGTIGTGVVKLLQESGALLEKRLGAKLVLKKIADLDITTPRVVSVVKHLLTTDAEEILRDPEIAIVVELIGGYEPARSFILDAIGNKKHVVTANKALLATYGDEIFRAVGKEGVNIGFEASVGGAIPIIKTLKESLAANRIKSILGIMNGTSNYILSQMTDEGKAFDVVLREAQALGFAEADPSFDIEGIDTAHKLVIILTLAYGKRVNIDDLYREGISGIGQQDIEFAKELGYRIKLLAIAIHRENVVEARIHPTMIPFDHLLANVNGNFNAFHVIGDAADSIFLYGQGSGMMPTASAVVGDLVDITRDMLKGVSGRIPARSFPEDMIDDIRLMPVDDIVTNYYFRFSAVDRPGVLSRISGILGKNNISIAAVIQKGRKQCGAVPIVMTTHKSRERDVQEALKEIDRLDIVPGKTILIRIEDEKLS, encoded by the coding sequence ATGAGGGAAATAAACATTGGTTTGATTGGCTTTGGGACCATTGGCACAGGGGTCGTAAAGCTGCTTCAAGAAAGCGGCGCTCTCCTCGAAAAACGGCTCGGAGCGAAACTGGTTCTAAAAAAGATAGCAGACCTCGACATCACAACACCCCGAGTCGTCTCTGTCGTCAAGCATCTGCTTACCACGGATGCAGAGGAGATTTTAAGAGACCCTGAGATAGCAATTGTTGTAGAACTTATAGGGGGATATGAACCGGCTCGTTCATTCATACTTGATGCCATAGGCAACAAAAAACATGTGGTAACGGCGAACAAGGCCCTTCTCGCCACATATGGGGATGAGATCTTCCGTGCTGTTGGCAAAGAAGGAGTAAATATCGGTTTTGAAGCCAGTGTCGGCGGCGCCATACCGATCATCAAGACATTAAAGGAAAGCCTGGCAGCAAACAGGATTAAGTCTATTCTGGGAATCATGAACGGTACCTCAAATTACATCCTTTCCCAAATGACGGACGAGGGAAAGGCTTTTGACGTTGTTCTTAGAGAGGCCCAGGCACTTGGATTTGCCGAGGCAGATCCATCGTTTGACATCGAAGGAATAGATACGGCTCATAAATTAGTCATTATATTGACCCTTGCCTACGGTAAGAGAGTCAATATTGATGACCTTTACAGGGAGGGTATCTCAGGAATCGGTCAGCAGGACATCGAATTTGCAAAGGAGCTCGGATATCGTATCAAATTGCTGGCCATCGCGATACACAGAGAAAATGTCGTTGAGGCGAGGATACACCCTACAATGATTCCCTTTGATCATCTACTGGCAAACGTGAATGGGAATTTCAACGCCTTTCATGTTATCGGTGATGCGGCGGATTCGATCTTTTTATACGGTCAGGGATCAGGTATGATGCCTACCGCAAGTGCCGTAGTCGGTGACCTGGTGGATATTACGAGAGATATGTTAAAAGGTGTCTCAGGGAGAATTCCCGCCCGTTCCTTTCCTGAAGATATGATTGATGACATCAGGTTGATGCCTGTTGATGATATCGTCACCAATTATTACTTCAGGTTTTCTGCCGTTGACCGTCCGGGTGTCCTTTCGAGAATATCGGGGATCCTGGGTAAAAATAATATCAGTATTGCCGCCGTTATTCAGAAGGGCAGAAAGCAGTGTGGCGCTGTGCCTATTGTGATGACCACCCATAAATCGAGGGAGAGGGATGTTCAGGAAGCCCTGAAAGAAATTGATCGGCTTGATATTGTCCCGGGGAAAACGATATTGATCAGGATAGAGGATGAAAAACTTTCGTAA
- a CDS encoding tetratricopeptide repeat protein codes for MAGKVRKVTKKELKQPDLFQSVFQKVMHYASENKPRIYLISGILILIFLISGGWYIFRLNHEKNAEKIYARAYDARMKGDLTQAIQFYRDVTSKYSDTRAATIAYYQLGNLYFRIHEIDASIKAYQEFLRRAPEDNDLLTLAYVGLGYCYESRKNFKDTLVSFEKAVKADLRGSFKGINYRNIARTYEQMNNRGKALEYYRKTLNKNKDPYIDLLIKRKISSLD; via the coding sequence ATGGCAGGAAAAGTCAGAAAAGTTACGAAAAAGGAGCTTAAACAACCGGACCTGTTTCAATCAGTGTTCCAGAAGGTGATGCATTACGCATCGGAAAACAAACCCAGGATCTATCTGATTTCAGGAATTCTTATCTTGATCTTTCTGATTTCAGGCGGGTGGTATATTTTCCGGCTAAATCATGAGAAAAACGCTGAGAAGATCTATGCCCGGGCCTATGATGCTCGGATGAAGGGCGACCTCACCCAGGCCATTCAATTTTATCGAGACGTCACATCAAAATACTCCGACACCCGAGCAGCCACGATTGCCTATTACCAGTTGGGTAACCTGTATTTCCGTATCCACGAAATTGACGCATCAATTAAGGCATATCAAGAATTCCTCAGGAGGGCGCCGGAGGACAATGATCTTTTAACCCTTGCCTATGTGGGATTGGGTTACTGTTATGAGTCGAGGAAAAACTTTAAGGATACCCTGGTGTCATTTGAAAAGGCGGTCAAAGCAGACCTGAGGGGCAGCTTTAAAGGCATCAACTATAGGAACATAGCCAGAACTTATGAGCAGATGAATAATCGGGGGAAGGCCCTCGAGTATTATCGAAAAACTCTTAACAAAAATAAGGATCCTTATATTGATCTATTAATAAAAAGGAAGATTTCGTCTTTGGATTAA
- a CDS encoding cofactor-independent phosphoglycerate mutase, with the protein MKYVILLGDGMADYPLKELNGKTPLEFARTPCMDRIASEGTLGLVNTIPSGFSPGSDIANLSVLGYDPRKCYSGRGPLEAASMGVQLGPDDVAFRCNLVTIGTGEAPVMEDFTSGHITSPEARQIIDDLHRELGTAEFQFYPGVGYRHLLVWRHGKEFLKTTPPHDITGRLLNDYLPQGDGALEINNLMQRSREILLDHPVNRVRLSEGKKPVHSIWLWGQGRVPRIVQLTKKYHLTGGIISAVDLLKGIGVLAGLKVIHVEGATGYTDTNYIGKAEAALEALRELDFVFVHVEAPDEMGHEGNIEGKIQAIEDFDEKVVGTILKGLGSLCPFRVMVLSDHLTPISLMTHSPEPPPFAVLSFDDGENRRNAPAFGETSAKDTGILISPGYLLMDAFIKNWREFIEEKSC; encoded by the coding sequence ATGAAATACGTGATCCTGCTCGGCGATGGCATGGCCGATTATCCGCTAAAAGAACTGAATGGTAAAACACCCCTTGAATTTGCCCGTACCCCTTGCATGGACCGTATAGCGTCAGAAGGGACTCTGGGGCTGGTCAATACCATACCGTCCGGATTTTCACCGGGGAGTGATATAGCAAACCTCAGTGTCCTCGGTTACGATCCCCGAAAGTGCTATTCTGGACGGGGGCCACTGGAAGCGGCCAGTATGGGGGTGCAACTCGGTCCTGATGATGTGGCCTTTCGGTGTAATCTGGTAACCATCGGGACAGGAGAGGCGCCCGTGATGGAAGACTTTACCTCCGGGCATATAACATCTCCCGAGGCAAGACAGATCATTGATGACCTTCATCGGGAGCTTGGAACCGCTGAGTTTCAGTTCTATCCAGGTGTTGGCTACAGGCATCTCCTTGTATGGAGACACGGCAAGGAATTCCTTAAGACAACCCCTCCCCATGATATTACCGGCAGGTTGCTCAATGACTATCTACCACAGGGGGATGGCGCTCTTGAGATAAATAACCTCATGCAACGTTCCCGGGAGATACTCCTTGACCATCCGGTAAACAGAGTGCGTCTTTCGGAGGGGAAGAAACCGGTCCATTCCATCTGGCTCTGGGGGCAGGGAAGGGTGCCCCGGATTGTTCAGCTCACGAAAAAATACCATTTAACAGGTGGAATAATATCGGCTGTTGATCTTTTAAAAGGTATTGGCGTGTTAGCGGGTCTTAAAGTCATCCATGTGGAGGGTGCAACCGGATATACCGATACCAACTATATAGGAAAGGCTGAGGCGGCCCTCGAAGCCTTAAGAGAACTTGATTTTGTTTTTGTCCATGTGGAAGCGCCGGATGAGATGGGCCACGAGGGGAATATAGAGGGAAAGATTCAGGCCATCGAAGATTTTGATGAAAAAGTTGTCGGTACCATCTTAAAAGGTTTGGGTTCTTTATGCCCTTTCAGGGTAATGGTCTTAAGTGATCATCTAACTCCCATCAGCCTGATGACGCACTCCCCGGAGCCGCCCCCCTTTGCCGTCCTGTCCTTTGACGATGGTGAAAATCGGAGGAATGCTCCGGCATTTGGGGAAACGTCAGCAAAAGATACGGGGATTCTGATCTCTCCCGGCTATCTCCTCATGGATGCCTTCATAAAAAACTGGAGGGAATTTATTGAAGAAAAATCCTGTTAA
- a CDS encoding thioesterase family protein encodes MKKNPVKIRVTYADTDAMGIVYHTNYIKWFEIGRTELLREMGVVYAEMESLGYNLPAIEVWCHYLLPARYDQIILVETEIVHARRASIKFNYLIWDEKRENTLVEGYTVHACTNRQGKIVRIPGFVMEKINQ; translated from the coding sequence TTGAAGAAAAATCCTGTTAAGATAAGGGTTACCTATGCTGATACCGATGCCATGGGTATCGTTTATCATACCAATTACATTAAATGGTTTGAAATCGGGCGTACAGAACTACTGAGAGAGATGGGCGTCGTTTATGCCGAGATGGAATCCCTGGGTTATAACCTGCCCGCGATAGAGGTCTGGTGCCACTATCTTTTGCCGGCCAGGTATGACCAGATTATTCTTGTGGAAACGGAGATCGTGCACGCGAGAAGGGCAAGCATTAAATTTAATTATCTCATCTGGGATGAAAAGAGAGAAAATACCCTTGTCGAAGGATACACGGTTCATGCATGTACGAACAGACAGGGGAAAATTGTGAGGATTCCTGGCTTTGTTATGGAAAAGATCAATCAGTAG
- the purN gene encoding phosphoribosylglycinamide formyltransferase, which produces MEKRLNIGVLVSGSGSNLQSIIDHREKGLLDVNIRVVISNNPDAYALERSKKHGIPTVVISHNDFRDREDFDRRVIEVLKDYAVELVVLAGFMRVITPAFLNAFPMKIMNIHPALLPAFPGIHAQQRAVEYGVKFSGCTVHFVDEGIDTGPIIIQSVVPVYDDDTEESLAARILKEEHRIYPRAIQFYAEGRIEVTGRKVRIRDSERIPESALHNPPLAGF; this is translated from the coding sequence ATGGAAAAAAGATTAAACATAGGTGTTCTCGTTTCTGGAAGTGGCTCCAACCTCCAGTCAATCATTGATCATAGGGAGAAAGGTCTTCTGGATGTAAATATCAGGGTTGTCATCAGTAACAACCCTGACGCCTATGCCCTCGAAAGGTCAAAAAAACACGGAATTCCCACTGTTGTCATCAGTCATAACGATTTTAGAGATAGAGAAGATTTTGACCGGAGAGTGATTGAAGTCCTGAAGGACTATGCGGTGGAACTCGTGGTTCTGGCCGGATTCATGAGAGTAATCACCCCTGCGTTCTTGAATGCGTTTCCCATGAAGATTATGAATATTCATCCGGCGCTTCTCCCCGCTTTTCCGGGGATTCATGCCCAGCAAAGGGCCGTAGAGTATGGCGTAAAATTTTCCGGATGCACGGTTCATTTTGTAGACGAAGGGATTGATACAGGGCCCATCATTATTCAGAGTGTTGTGCCTGTTTATGATGATGACACGGAGGAAAGCCTTGCCGCAAGAATACTGAAGGAAGAACACAGGATCTATCCCCGGGCCATTCAATTCTATGCCGAGGGAAGGATTGAAGTAACCGGTCGGAAGGTCCGTATCAGGGACAGTGAGCGCATTCCCGAATCAGCGCTGCATAACCCGCCCCTCGCGGGGTTTTAA